The following is a genomic window from Sphingorhabdus sp. Alg231-15.
ATGTCAGCGCCTTTAGTCACTGCGACTGCTCAAGTCGAGCAATGATGGGGATTTTAGTGCGATTTTTGGACCTGCAGATGCTTGACAATCGCTTATTAGATCGTCATAGGCCGCGTCTTGCAATTGGCTCCGCACCCCGGTGAAGCGGTAGCCGCGTTAATCCAGTAGGGTTTTCGGTGCATTCCGGGACGAATAGACATAGCAAATTAGGAGTCATTGAAATGACAAAGCGTACCAGCTCGAAATATAAACTTGACCGCCGCATGGGCGAAAATATTTGGGGTCGCCCAAAATCACCTGTCAATCGCCGCGACTATGGTCCGGGCCAGCACGGTCAGCGCCGCAAAGGCAAACTGTCTGACTACGGTATTCAGCTGCGCGCCAAGCAGAAGCTGAAAGGCTATTATGGCGACGTGACGGAGAAACAATTCAAGCGCGCTTACAAAGAAGCATCAAGCATGAAAGGCGATACCAGCCAGAACCTAATCGGTCTGCTGGAGCAGCGTTTGGACATGGTTGTTTACCGCGCCAAGTTCACACCAACAATTTTTGCTGCTCGTCAACTCGTCAGCCACGGCCACATTCGTGTGAACGGCGTAAAATGTAACGTTGCTTCGCGCAAAGTGCAGCCCGGTGACGTTGTTTCCTTGAGCGACAAAGCCAAAGAGATGCTGCTGGTTATTGAGGCTCAGAGCCTGCCAGAGCGTGAAATTCCGGAATATGTCACGCCAGACGGAACCGACAAGGTTACCTATGTCCGCGTTCCTACTTTGGACGAAGTGCCTTATCCGGTGACGATGGAACCCAATCTGGTGGTCGAATTCTATTCGCGCTAATTGGCATTGTGATATTCAAAAAAAAGGGCGGCCCGTTGGAGCCGCCCTTTTTTGTATCATTGTACTGCGCTATTTTGGCAGGAAACTAGAAGATTTTTCCAGCATGTCTATTCTGACGTCAGAGCGCCGCAGGCTATGGGCTAGCCCTTTATATTCAACGAAAGTAACAGTTTTTCCAGCACCACGAAGTTTGTTTTCCATGAGTTTGGAATGGTTGATTCTGACATTTCGGTCATAGTCGCCATGAAACAGCATCACTGGTGCCTTCATTTTGGCGACATTCTGTGCTGGTGATCCCTCTTTGATATGTGGACCGTTACCTATCCGATCGTCGGCGACCGCACTGTTATAATAGTTGTTATTGTTCCGTTTTTTCAAAGACAGATCGGTAACTGGCGCGATTGCGACAACTGCCTTGAACAAATCAGGATAGGTCGCCGCCGATTGCAACGCGGCATATCCACCATAGGACCATCCGACGATCGATAGCGCTTCTGGTTTTGCAATTCCTTGATCAATCAACCACTGGCCGCCCGCGGAGATATCGCCGATCGCAGTACGCCAGGACTTATAACCGTTATTCAAGAACCATTGCTCACCATATCCGGTCGATCCGCGAAAATTGGGCTGTAAAACCGCAAAGCCCTGGCTGACGTAAAACTGTGCCAACCAATCAAACCCCCATTCATCACGGGCTTCTGGTCCACCATGGGGCATCACGATTGCTGGTATATTTTTTGGGGATACACCAACGGGTAACGTCAAATAGCCAGGTATCATTGTGCCGTCAGCGGCGGGATAGGATACCGGTTTGACTTGAGCGAGCTTATTGTTCTCGACGGCAGGGCGCACACCCAAGAGAGGCCGCAATTGCTTTGTGGTCTTGTCGAACAGAAAATATTGTCCCGGATCAATATCGGAACCAGCCCAGATCAATAGCTTGTTTTCATCCAGGCTCGCGTCTGCAAATTGGATGGAATAGTCTTTTCCAAGCGCCTTACCCAAAGCAGAGGCGAGTCTTTCCAAGGCCGGATCAAAATAGACTCCTTGCCGCTTTTCAGTCGCATAGCTTACACCGACAACCCTTTGGTTTCGACCTATTCTGATCAATCCATCCACATCAACTTCATCATGCGCGAACACGACCTTTCGTTCGCCGCTTCCATCTAAAGAAATTGATAATAACGCCCTGCGGCCCTTATGCGGTGCAAATCCGTATACACGATTAGTTTTGGGATCGACCGCATAGGGATTAAATCCGGTGCGATTTGCATAATCAAGCTTTCCGAGAGATCGCCAATCATTGTCAGATTGGTAAAAATATTTGATTTGACCGCTATCGAGTTCCGTGCTGCCTTTCTTGATCCTGCTTCCTTTTATACGGACATTGCCGAGACCATCGGTGATATATTCAACGGCTTCCTGTTTGGGTCGTTCGACCATTTTTGCTTTTCCGGTCAGCGTGTCGATCTTCTCAACAGCCAGTCCCCGACCGAGTTTTGCAATTCTTGTGCGGGCATTAGCCTCTTCCAGATGATAGCGGGTCATTAGCACCGCATTGTCTTCCTGTGGCAGCCAGTCGACAATACTGCCTCCACCTAAGCTATAACCGATTGCATTCCTTGCTTGTTTCTTGCTCAGCAGCTTGGGATTGCTGCCGTCGGCGTTAACCGCGAACACGCTCGAAAAACCATAAATATCGCCGGCATATTCTTCTAGGCCTCCAATTTTACAGGCTAAGCGTTCGTTCGAAACCCACCCACACCAAAATAAGCTTTCAGGATCGCCAGATGATGTCGTTACCCGAACCGGCTCATTCCCTTTCGTCAGATCAATGGAATAGAGGTCAGTTTGCAATCCGGGGCCCGGAGAAATAAATGCAATTCTAGTACCATCAGGAGAAAGGCTAATGTCTTGAATAGCCGGCATTGAGCCGAAAATTGTGGCCTGATCGTTGGCCAATACTGGTGTCGCAACAGAACTCGCGAGAATAGAAACCGCGACTAACGGCTTAGTGATGTTTAACAATGATGCCCCCTAATTATACAATACTGTAAACTTTGTAATCCGACCACTATCAGCATGAGCAATTAAGAACGCAAGCGCAAATCTGTATTTCAGAATATTTTGGACTTGCGCACAGCTTGCGCTTGCTATCGGTCTCTGCCACTAATCTCGGCATAGCCGTGAGGCAAAGTTTGATATGAGGATTTGAAATGCAAAAGAAATGGTTTGCCCTTGCGCTGATACCGGCGCTGGCTTTGACAGCATGTAAGAAAGTGGAGAGCCCAGAAAACGGCGCACCGTTGCCAGAAGTTGCTGCGCCGGAATTGTCGCTTGATACGATGCGCGATATTACACAGGAACTTTCATCTGATGCTTTTGAAGGCCGTGCTCCGGGCACAATAGGGGAAGAAAAAACCCTTGCTTTGCTGACCCAGAAATTTGCCGAAGCCGGCATCGAACCAGGCAATGGTGATAGCTGGTTTCAGGATGTCCCATTGGTCGAGATTGAGGCCAAAAACGTGTCCGATCTGACCATCAAGGGTGGCACTGGAGACATGAACTTTAAATATGGTCCTGAGATGGTTATCACATCCTATCAAGAGCAGCCAAAAATTGAAGTTGTCGATAGCGAGTTGGTTTTTGTCGGCTACGGCATTAATGCGCCTGAGCGCGAGTGGAATGACTACGAGGGTGTAGACGTCAAAGGCAAAACCGTTGTCATCCTGGTCAACGATCCTGATTTCGGTACCGAAAGCCTGGAAGGAGAATTTGGCGGGCGGGCGATGACCTATTATGGCCGCTGGACCTATAAATATGAGGAAGCAGCGCGTCAGGGCGCGGCGGCGGCCTTGATCATTCATGATACTGCACCGGCGGCTTATGGCTGGAATGTGGTGGAATCGAGTTGGAGTGGTCCGCAATTCTATGCGCAGTCAGCCAATGGCGGTGCCGATCAGACGAAGGCGAATGGCTGGGTTCAAAAAGAGGTCGCTTCGAAGGTTTTTGCGAGTGCCGGTCAAGATCTGGAAGCGATGATGACCGCCGCGAAAACCAAAGATTTCAAAGCCGTGCCGCTTGGCCTGACTGCTTCGATGTCCTTTGAAAATGATATTAGCAAGATGGACAGCAAAAACGTCATCGGCTTGATCAAGGGTAAGACCCGGCCCGATGAATATGTGCTCTACACTGCGCATTGGGATCATCTGGGGCGCTGCAAGCCGGCACCAGACGGTGATGATATTTGTAACGGCGCTGTCGACAATGCGACCGGAACCGCAGCATTGGTCGCTCTGGCTGAAGCACATGTCAAAGCAGGCGCACCGGATCGCAGTATTGTTTTTCTGGCGGTAACGGCGGAAGAATCCGGTCTGTTAGGCTCGAAATATTATGCCGAAAATCCAATCTATCCGCTCAACAAGACGGTTGGCGGTGTGAACATGGATGCCTTTGGCATGGCTGGTCCTGCGAAAAATATAGTGGTGGTTGGTAAGGGTAAATCACAGCTTGATCGTTATCTTGAAGGCGCGCTGACTGTTGACGGGCGAACTGCCGAAGCAGAGCCGACACCTGAAAAGGGCTTTTACTATCGCTCCGACCATTTCAGCTTCGCTAAGCTGGGTGTTCCGATGATCTATTTCGAAGGTGGCGAAGACCTTGTTGAAGGTGGTCGTGAAGCAGGAGAAGCGGTGAGCAAGGACTATACCGAGAACCGTTACCACGGACCAAAGGATGAGTTTAATCCGGATTGGAACTGGGACGGTGTTATGGGCGACCTGAAAGTCTATTATACGGTTGCACGGATGCTGGCGATGACGGAGGATTGGCCGAACTGGAATGACGGTGACGAATTCCGGGATATTCGTGACAAGAGCCGCGCCGGGGCCTAGTCGCTAACCTTTTGGATAGACCATGAGATGGCCAGCCGAATGGGAGCCGCATGAAGCAGTCTGGATTGGCTTTCCCGGCAATCCCATAGAATGGCCCGAGCAATTGGAGGAGGCGCAGCGCGAAGTTGCCGCCTTCGCCAATGCCATTTGCGACAATGGTGATGGCGAGCAAGTTGTACTTGTGTGTCGTGATAAACAGGATGTTGATACAGCTACAGCAATGGTTGATGACCCAGTTCACATCATCAATGAGGCATTTGGTGACATCTGGTTGCGCGACACGGGACCGATTATCACCGTTGGCAGCAATGGCCGCGAAGCGCATAATTTTGGCTTTAACGGCTGGGGTCGAAAGTTTGAGATGGCCGGCGATCAGGACATCGGTGCGCGTCTGGCCCAATCACGGGGCCTGTATATCCGAGACCATGATTGGATCTTGGAGGGCGGTGCGATAGATGGTGATGGTCAAGGCGCTTTGGTCACGACCGAGCAATGCGTTCTCAATAATAATCGCAACAAACAGATGAACCAGCAGCAGCTTGAATCAAGCTTGCGTGAGGCTCTGAATACCAAAAAAATATGTTGGCTCGGCAAGGGTTTGATGGCGGACCATACCGATGGTCATGTCGATAATTTGGCCCGCTTTGTTGCTACTGGCACGGTAGCGATTCCCAAGGCCAGTGATGGCAATGATCCCAATGGAGGGATTTTCGAAGATGCGGTGCTACGGGCAGTTGCAACTGGCCTGGAGGTCGTCCGATTGCCCTCAGTCGGGAAATATGAAATTGATGACGCTGTTGCACCGGCAAGCTATATGAATTTCTATATCGGCAACACGGTTGTTGCAGTTCCCCAATATGACGCTGTTAATGATGATCGAGCAGTAGAGGCGATCGCAGCCCTGTTTCCGGAACACAAGGTTGTGGGCCTCTCCAGTACCGCATTGCTGAATGGTGGTGGAAGCTTTCACTGCATCTCCCAGCAAATCCCAGTAGCCCAGATTTTGTAACTTCTGCCGTGATCGGTCGAACTATGCTTGAGGGGAGCAAAATGCTATCCTGATTAAATTGTTTAGGGGATAGTAATGGCTGACGGAATTTTGAGTGTTTTGAGCACGCTCACCTATATATTGGTTTTCTTGCTAGGTCTTGGGTTGGCTAGCGTGATTGTGCTATTCTTCGTTGATATTACGCAGAAGCAAGATGCTGTACGCCGCAACTACCCGGTCATCGGTCGCTTCCGCCATTTGTTCAGCAGCTTGGGTGAATTTTTCAGACAATATTTTTTCGCAATGGATCGCGAGGAAATGCCTTTTAACCGGGCAGAACGGGAATGGGTCGGACGCGCGGCGAAGGGGAAAGGCAATACCATCGCCTTTGGATCGACCAAGAATCTTGATCCAGCCGGAACACCGATTTTCGTTAACTGCCCGTTTCCGACGCTGGAAAAAGATGCCGCTGAAACCGCGACATGCACATTGGGCCCTTTTTGTGAAAAGCCCTTTGAAGCCAAGTCGCTATTCAACATTTCGGCAATGAGCTTTGGAGCCTTGTCGGTTCCCGCCGTTCGGGCATTGTCGCATGGTGCGAAAATGGCGGGATGCTGGATGAATACTGGCGAAGGTGGACTGTCTCCCTATCATCTGGAAGGGGGCTGCGACATTGTCTTCCAAATTGGTACGGCCAAATATGGGATCCGGAATGACGATGGCAGCCTGAATGATGACAAACTGCGCGCTGTGGCGGATCATGAGCAAGTGCGGATGTTTGAAATAAAAATGTCTCAGGGCGCAAAGCCGGGCAAGGGTGGTATACTGCCGGGCGAGAAGGTTACCGATGTTATCGCCAAGGTACGCGGTATTCCCGAAGGCCAAGCCTCGATTTCCCCCAATCGGCATCCTGAAATCAACAATGTCCACGATATGCTCGATTTTATCGATAATGTTCGCAAAGTTACCGGCAAGCCGACTGGTATCAAAGCCGTGGTCGGTGCTTATGGCTGGCTGGAAGTCCTTTGCCAGGAGATCCATCGTCGCGGCATAGAAAGCGCACCGGATTTCTTCACTCTTGATGGCGGTGATGGCGGGACCGGTGCCGCACCCATGCCGCTGATGGATAATGTTGGCCTGCAGCTTGATGAAAGCTTGCCGATGCTGTCGGACATTTTGCACAAATATGGATTGAGAGAGCGCGTGCGCATTATTGCTTCAGGCAAGCGGATTACGCCAAGCGAAGTCGCTTGGGCGCTTTGTGCCGGTGCAGATTTTGTCAATAGCGCGCGCGGTTTCATGTTCTCTCTGGGCTGTATTCAAGCGATGAAGTGCAACAAAAATACTTGCCCCACTGGTATCACCACTCATGATCCTCGCCTGCAACGCGGGCTTGACCCAACGGATAAGAAGGTCAAGGTGGCGAACTATTGTAAAAGCGTTGTCCATGAGGTTGAAGTGCTGGCCCATAGCTGCGGCGTTGATGAGCCCCGACAACTAAGCCGCAAACATGTTCGCATCGTCCAAGATACTGGCAAATCCATTCCTCTGAATGAACTTTATCCCCGGCCAGAAGTTGCGACGGAATTCAAGATGATAGAAGATGTCTCTGGATAAACTGCTTTGCATCACCGTGCAGCTGATTTATGTTCGATATCAGAGAGATATTCCCCAACTGAAAGGTCTGAATGAATGACTAAGAAGTTCCTATTCGCCAGCGTCGCGACAGCATTGTTGGCAACCGCAGGCGTTCCTGCGCTGGCAAAAGATCAAGCAAAAGACGGCGCGATGCATAGTGACGCCAATCTGGCAGCCGTGATCAACCATGATCGGCGCAAGGATGACAAGGCCCGTGATGTTTATCGCAACCCTTCTGAAACTCTGGCATTTTTCCAGGTTAAACCGACACATATAGTAGCGGAATATGGCCCAGGCGGAGGATGGTATACGCGGATATTGCTGCCCTATCTGAGCGGCAGTGGAAAATATGTCGCTGTCAACGGAAACAGTGACAGCATCAACTTTACCAGCCGGGCCCGGGAAGGGCGCTCCAAAAGCTGGCCCGAGCGCTTTCCGGATGCGGCATCAGGATGGACGGGTGTGCCAGCTGACCAGATTGCCGCATATGAAAGCGATGAAGTACCCGAAGAGATGAAGGGCAAAATTGATCGTATTCTGATATTCCGTTCTATGCATGGTATGCTCAATGGCGCTCGTTCCGATTCCGAATTACAGGCGCTACGATCAATATTGGCGGATGATGGCATGATCGGTATCGTCCAGCACCGCGCCAATGAAGACGCTACCTATGCGACGTCGAAGGGCACAAAAGGCTATTTGAAGCAGAGTTCGATCATCGCCCTGTTTGAGCTTAACGGTTTTGAACTGGTAGATTCGTCCGAAATCAACGCCAATCCAAAAGACACCAAAGATTACGAAAAAGGCGTCTGGACCCTGCCACCTGTTCTGACCAATAAGGATCAAGACAGAGCCAAATATCAGGCCATTGGTGAGTCTGACCGTATGACCTTGTTATTCAAGAAACGGCCTTAATTTTTGCAGGGAGACGACTGAAACAGTCGCTCCGGCTATCAACCGACTTCCGAACGAGAGGAAAAATGATGAAAAAGAAATTGATCATGATAGGCACTATGACGGCTTTGGGATCGCTTGCACTTATGCCCGCTTCCGCAAATCATCACGCCAAAGAAGGTGTGTCGCACGAAACCAACCTGGGTGCTGTCATCGCCCATGAGCGGCGCGCAGAGGACAAGGCACGTGATAAATATCGGCATCCGGCTGAGACCGTCAGTTTCTTTGGTATCCAGCCCAGTCACACGGTTGTTGAATATGTTCCTGGCGGCGGTTGGTACTCCCGGGTATTGGCGCCTTATGTTGCTGAAAAAGGCAAGTTTATCGGCCTGACATTCGCGCCCGACCCTTTGCCTTTCGGCGATGAAGCCAAGGAACGTATTCGCGGCTTCCCTGCCAAGTTTCCTAATGATGTGGCCGATTGGACGGGCATGCCAGCTGCGAAATTTTCCGCCTATACAACGGACAAAGTGCCGGAAGAAGCCAATGGTACTGCGGATTTTGTAATAATTCCGCGGATGATGCACAATTTGATGCGCTGGAATCTGGCAGATAGCGAGATCAAGGTGATGCGCAATATGCTGAAAGATGGCGGCATGGTTGGTATCATTCAGCATCGCGCGAAGGACAGCACGCCGTTTAGCTATGCCGATGGCAACAAAGGCTATTTGCGTACGGATACGGTGGTGAAGTTTATGGAAGCGCATGGCTTTGAATTGGTCAAACAATCGGAAATCAACGCCAATCCAAAAGACACTGCGGACTATCCTAAAGGTGTCTGGACCCTGCCGCCACGCTATGCCGAGGGCGATACGGACAAAGCCAGATTTACTGAGATCGGTGAATCGGACCGCATGACATTGTTGTTCAAAAAGCTGCCATGACGTCATGTTGATATATGGGTGAGTTTGCGGTCCGGGCGATAGTTTCGGGGGTGATTGTTGCCATTGTTGCAATCATCGCCCGCCGCTATCCGGCCATGGGTGCGCTAATCGCGTCACTGCCACTAATCTCCATCTTGGCGATGATCTGGTTGTGGCGCGATACCGGCGATACGGAATTGCTAGCCGGACATGTGCAGGCAACGTTCTTCTACGTTATTCCTAGTCTGCCGATGTTTCTCATCATCCCGGTCATGTTGCGACAGGGGATCAACTTCTGGGCGTCGCTGTCAGCGGGTATTTTGGTCACGATTATCCTCTATTTAGCGACAATTCCGATTGCAGCCCGTTTCGGCATCAAGCTATGAGCGCGTCATGACACAGAATATCACGGTTGCCGCTTTGCAATTGGCCCTAAACGGCAACGAAGTAGAAAATATCGAGGCGGTGAGCGCGCATGTGGCCGAAGCGGCAGAGCAGGGCGCACAGATTATATTGCCACCGGAACTGTTTGCCGGTCCGTATTTTTGCAAGACCGAAGATGAAGCATTATTTGCGCTGGCAAAACCAACACAAGACAGCGCGCCCGTTAAAGCCATGCAAAAGCTTGCAAAGCAATTGGGAGTAGCGATCCCCGCAAGCTTCTTTGAGCGCGAAGGACCACATCATTATAACAGCGTCGCGATGATCGATCCGAACGGGGAGATCATGGGTGTATATCGCAAGAGCCATATTCCCGACGGGCCGGGCTATGAGGAAAAATTCTATTTCCGCCCCGGCAATAGCGGTTTCAAGACCTGGGATGTCTTTGGAACCACCATCGGTGTCGGTATATGCTGGGACCAATGGTATCCTGAAACAGCACGGGCAATGGCATTGTTGGGAGCAGAAGTCCTGTTTTACCCAACCGCGATTGGTTCAGAACCTTATGACGCCGGCCTTGACACCAGCCGGATGTGGCGGCGCGCGATGCAGGGACACGCCGTTAGCAATTGCATGCCAGTGGTTGCGAGCAATCGCATTGGGGAGGAAGATGGGCAGAGCTTCTATGGTCATAGCTTCATCGCCAATGAATGGGGTGATCTGGTGCTGGAATATGGTGCTGAAGATAGCGGAGTCCTTGTCGCGACCTTTAATCTGGAACAGGCGCGCAAGCACCGGGCAGGTATGGGTTTTTTCAGGGATCGGCGACCAGAGCTATACGGGCGCTTGGTTGAGGATTGTTAACGACGCGCCAAGGTTGTCCGAAATACCTCTTCAAACATCGCGGCCGTCAGTCGCTTCGTGTTCACATTATACCGGCTGCAATGATAGCTATCGATCAAGATCCGGCCATCGGGTAATCGATGCTCCGCGCCATGCGCGAACTTATGGTCTGCCAACCTGCCGCCGGTCATTCTGACTACGCTGTCATGTGCAATTTTCCCTAGGGCCAGGATAACTTTCAAGTTGGGCAAGCCATCAAGAGCCTTGATGAGATAGGGGCGGCAATTGTTAATCTCCACACCATTGGGTTTGTTCTCTGGCGGCAGGCATTTGACTGCATTGAGGATCATCGCACCATTCAGGGTCACACCATCATCCGCGCGAGATTGAAACTTGCCGTTGGAGAGACCAACATTGTCCAACGTTGCGAAAAGCAGGTCGCCGGATGCGTCGCCGGTAAATGGTCTGCCGGTCCGGTTTGCACCTTCCTTGCCGGGTGCAAGTCCGACAATCGCGAGCCATGCATTGGGATCACCGAAGGCAGGAACCGGGGCGTTCCACCAATCGCCATGTTCTTTGCGGAGTGACTTGCGCAAACCGACTAAGCGCGGACAGCGGCGACAGTCTTTCGGTGCTTCGGCAAAAGGAAGGGGGCTATGATCGCTCATAACCCCCGCCTAAGATTATTTGGACATCGCGTCCAGTAAAGGACTGAAAAATCAGTCTTTCAACTCAGCCGGTACAATGCCGCCATTGGCCGCAATTTCCGACATAACGCGCTTGTGCAGAGCGATATTATCTTCGGCCGATCCGCTATAGCTGGCGTTGCCTAATTCCTGCGCCAGGGCCTTCCGGTTTTCATAGCTCGCATCAATTTGGACCAGTTTCATTAGATCCACTATCGACGTGCGCCAGTTTAGCTTGTCTGATCCGGGGATATTGTCGAGCCTTGCGGTGACATCGACCTCGGTAATGGCTGCGCGTGCCGCTGGTGCTGCTTCGGCTGCCGGAGCTGCTGCTTCCGGTTCAGCGGCTTTTGCTTCGCCGCCGAAAATGGCGCTTTTGATTTTTCCAAATATGCTCATGATTATGCTCCTCTTTGATTCCTCAGGGATATTTTTGTTTGCCCTTGAGACCGTTCTTCGGAGTTCCATTGCGTAGAGTCAAATGCCGCATGGTGTTTTTTTGCCGATCAATGGTGTACTAGAGTGTAAATACTCGTAAACCTTTGCAACTCATGCGTTTTGGGTAAGAAAACATGCTAATGAGGGGTTTAAATCGACAGAATCAATAATGACCCCTGCGGGGCTTAAGGAGACCGGAAATGAGCATTTTGGAAATATTACAACAGTCAGGTGGCATCGAAACCATGGCACGTGAACTGGGTGTAAATGAAAGCGTAGCTCAAGCGGGTGCAGCTGCTCTGCTCCCGGCCGTTCTCGGCGGTTTTAAGAAAACCACGCAGGCGCATCCCAGTGGTCTGGATGGCCTGGGCGGTCTCTTGGGGCAGCTCGGTGGTGGCGGGTTGTTGGACAATGTGTTAGGAACCGAGCCTACCCCGGTAAATCAGGGCAATGAAGTGCTCGGCCAGATTTTCGGATCTAAGGAGGTCAGCCGTACGGTTGCAGCCGGTGCCGAGCAACAAACGGGTATAAGCAGCGATTTGCTGAAAAAAATGCTTCCCGTCGTTGCGATGATGGTTGCTGGCTATATGGCAAAGCAGGGCGGTGATGATAGCGGCAATGGCGGAGGCGGCCTCGGCGGTCTGATTGGCGGTCTGCTCGGTGGCGGTTCGTCCGCATCATCGTCGGGTGGTCTAGGCGGATTAGGGTCGCTGCTTGACCTTGATGGCGACGGCAATCCGCTCGATGATATCATCGGCATGGCGGGCAAGCTGGCACGTTAGAAGAACAACCAAAGGAGAGAAGAAATGGGACTTTTGGACAATGCACTGGGCATGTTGCCTGACAATGTAAATCTGGACAGCTTGGCTGAAAAAGTCGGCATGTCAGCTGACGAACTGAAATCTGGTGGGGAAGCGCTCTTCACGAAATTGCAGGATGGCAGCGTTGATAAAGCAACCGCAATCAAGGAAGCTGCGGCCGAAGCCGGCGTCGATGCGGAGAAACTTAAAGGCCTTATGCCCGCGATGGCAGAAAAGGCTGGGTTAGACGGCGAAGGCGGTCTGATGGACAAGCTCGGCGGTGAGGACGGTATCCTTGGCAAAGTCAGTGGTTTTCTGGACCGTGACGGTGATGGCAATCCGCTGAATGACATTACGGACATGGCCAAGGGCTTCTTTAAGAAATAAGTCCGGACCGGGATGTCCGACAATCAGGTGATTTGTTCGGGCATTTCTTCCAAAATCAATACGCCATCGGCGACATCAACAATGCGCGCGGTCTCACCCTTTTTCAGGTCAGGACCGCGTGCAGACCAAATTCCATCGGCCACTTTGACACGACCAGATGTCGCGTTGACCGGTTTGACGACGGTGACGGTCGTTCCGATCATGCGCGCTGCCCGGTCGTTGAGTAGTGGGTCTTCACTTTTTACAACATTGGTCAAATACCAACGACGACCCAGTAACACGCTTGCAATGGTAGAAAGACCGAATAACGTCAGCTGACCAGCCAGAGTCAGTTCAATAAATGTACTGGCAATACCGGTAACCGCCGCCGCCGCAGCAACCCAGATCAGGAAAACGCCAGGCACAAATATCTCTGCCAGGGCTAGCAAGGCTGCCAAGGTTAGCCAGACATAAGCGGGATTGGTGGTTATCAAATCTGTCATATCATGTCTGTGGTGCGATTACTGCTCAAACGGGCCCTTGCGTCTGGTCTTGGTCGGCGGTGTTGATGGCGCGTTATCGCCTAATGCTTCCTTGGCGAGCTCGCCAATACCACCCAATGTACCGATTAGCTGTGTGGCCTCCACCGGGAACAGGATGGTTTTGGCATTGGGCGAGACCGCAAATTTCTCGACTGCTTTGACATAGTCTTGTGCCACAAAATAATTGATCGCCTGGGCGTTTCCGGAGGCAATGGCCTCGGAAACCATCTGGGTTGCTTTGGCTTCGGCTTCTGCTTCGCGTTCACGGGCCTCGGC
Proteins encoded in this region:
- the rpsD gene encoding 30S ribosomal protein S4; amino-acid sequence: MTKRTSSKYKLDRRMGENIWGRPKSPVNRRDYGPGQHGQRRKGKLSDYGIQLRAKQKLKGYYGDVTEKQFKRAYKEASSMKGDTSQNLIGLLEQRLDMVVYRAKFTPTIFAARQLVSHGHIRVNGVKCNVASRKVQPGDVVSLSDKAKEMLLVIEAQSLPEREIPEYVTPDGTDKVTYVRVPTLDEVPYPVTMEPNLVVEFYSR
- a CDS encoding S9 family peptidase — encoded protein: MLNITKPLVAVSILASSVATPVLANDQATIFGSMPAIQDISLSPDGTRIAFISPGPGLQTDLYSIDLTKGNEPVRVTTSSGDPESLFWCGWVSNERLACKIGGLEEYAGDIYGFSSVFAVNADGSNPKLLSKKQARNAIGYSLGGGSIVDWLPQEDNAVLMTRYHLEEANARTRIAKLGRGLAVEKIDTLTGKAKMVERPKQEAVEYITDGLGNVRIKGSRIKKGSTELDSGQIKYFYQSDNDWRSLGKLDYANRTGFNPYAVDPKTNRVYGFAPHKGRRALLSISLDGSGERKVVFAHDEVDVDGLIRIGRNQRVVGVSYATEKRQGVYFDPALERLASALGKALGKDYSIQFADASLDENKLLIWAGSDIDPGQYFLFDKTTKQLRPLLGVRPAVENNKLAQVKPVSYPAADGTMIPGYLTLPVGVSPKNIPAIVMPHGGPEARDEWGFDWLAQFYVSQGFAVLQPNFRGSTGYGEQWFLNNGYKSWRTAIGDISAGGQWLIDQGIAKPEALSIVGWSYGGYAALQSAATYPDLFKAVVAIAPVTDLSLKKRNNNNYYNSAVADDRIGNGPHIKEGSPAQNVAKMKAPVMLFHGDYDRNVRINHSKLMENKLRGAGKTVTFVEYKGLAHSLRRSDVRIDMLEKSSSFLPK
- a CDS encoding agmatine deiminase family protein; this translates as MRWPAEWEPHEAVWIGFPGNPIEWPEQLEEAQREVAAFANAICDNGDGEQVVLVCRDKQDVDTATAMVDDPVHIINEAFGDIWLRDTGPIITVGSNGREAHNFGFNGWGRKFEMAGDQDIGARLAQSRGLYIRDHDWILEGGAIDGDGQGALVTTEQCVLNNNRNKQMNQQQLESSLREALNTKKICWLGKGLMADHTDGHVDNLARFVATGTVAIPKASDGNDPNGGIFEDAVLRAVATGLEVVRLPSVGKYEIDDAVAPASYMNFYIGNTVVAVPQYDAVNDDRAVEAIAALFPEHKVVGLSSTALLNGGGSFHCISQQIPVAQIL
- a CDS encoding M28 family peptidase, giving the protein MQKKWFALALIPALALTACKKVESPENGAPLPEVAAPELSLDTMRDITQELSSDAFEGRAPGTIGEEKTLALLTQKFAEAGIEPGNGDSWFQDVPLVEIEAKNVSDLTIKGGTGDMNFKYGPEMVITSYQEQPKIEVVDSELVFVGYGINAPEREWNDYEGVDVKGKTVVILVNDPDFGTESLEGEFGGRAMTYYGRWTYKYEEAARQGAAAALIIHDTAPAAYGWNVVESSWSGPQFYAQSANGGADQTKANGWVQKEVASKVFASAGQDLEAMMTAAKTKDFKAVPLGLTASMSFENDISKMDSKNVIGLIKGKTRPDEYVLYTAHWDHLGRCKPAPDGDDICNGAVDNATGTAALVALAEAHVKAGAPDRSIVFLAVTAEESGLLGSKYYAENPIYPLNKTVGGVNMDAFGMAGPAKNIVVVGKGKSQLDRYLEGALTVDGRTAEAEPTPEKGFYYRSDHFSFAKLGVPMIYFEGGEDLVEGGREAGEAVSKDYTENRYHGPKDEFNPDWNWDGVMGDLKVYYTVARMLAMTEDWPNWNDGDEFRDIRDKSRAGA
- a CDS encoding glutamate synthase-related protein — its product is MADGILSVLSTLTYILVFLLGLGLASVIVLFFVDITQKQDAVRRNYPVIGRFRHLFSSLGEFFRQYFFAMDREEMPFNRAEREWVGRAAKGKGNTIAFGSTKNLDPAGTPIFVNCPFPTLEKDAAETATCTLGPFCEKPFEAKSLFNISAMSFGALSVPAVRALSHGAKMAGCWMNTGEGGLSPYHLEGGCDIVFQIGTAKYGIRNDDGSLNDDKLRAVADHEQVRMFEIKMSQGAKPGKGGILPGEKVTDVIAKVRGIPEGQASISPNRHPEINNVHDMLDFIDNVRKVTGKPTGIKAVVGAYGWLEVLCQEIHRRGIESAPDFFTLDGGDGGTGAAPMPLMDNVGLQLDESLPMLSDILHKYGLRERVRIIASGKRITPSEVAWALCAGADFVNSARGFMFSLGCIQAMKCNKNTCPTGITTHDPRLQRGLDPTDKKVKVANYCKSVVHEVEVLAHSCGVDEPRQLSRKHVRIVQDTGKSIPLNELYPRPEVATEFKMIEDVSG